In Kaistella sp. 97-N-M2, the sequence AATATCCAGCCAGTTGGTGAATTTGGCATCTTTATGCGCATTTTGCATGGGTAAAAAAACCACCGGAAACTCCAGACCTTTGGCTTTATGAATCGTCATCAACTTCACCGCATCCAGATTGTCTGATGCCTGAATAGTCGTCGATTGGCCCTCTTCCTCCCAAAAGCGTAAAAAATCTTTCAGCGTAGAACCTGTATTTTGGGAATATGCATAAAGCATTTCGAGATAGTTGAAAAGGAAATCGGTCTCCTTGTTTTGAACAGAAAATTCCTGTAAATAATTTTCAATGAAATTATAGAGATTCAGCTGCAGCACATGCGTGTTTTTAAGCTGAAGACCGTATTTCTTTTCGATGAAATCCTCCATCGCATCTTTATTGCCGAGTTGAAGCATCTCCATCATATCAGCCGTAAAATCTACGATTTCGATTCGTCCTAAAACCTTTAGATAGTAAAGCATTTTAACCGCAAACTGAAAATTCTTTGGGTTTTGTTCCCAGCGCAGATATTCGGTTAACGCTCTTAAGGTCGACGACAAATTTAATGTAAGTCCCGACTCAGAAATGGTCTTTATAAATTCTTCTTTACCCTGATAATTAATTTTTACATTACCCAGCAATTGGGAAAAACTAAAAATATCGAAATTTCCACGACACAAAATTGTGATGTCCGACAGCTTAAAACCATTGTTAATACAGGCCTGAAGATCGGTTTGCATCTTTCCCGCAACTTCTTCGTAAAAGATTGGTTTCGTGGCATTTTCAATTAAATTAATGCGTACGCGGCCCTCCAGTTTCGATTCTGCAAGTTGTTGCGAACCTTTTCCGAAAATTTCTTTATGTTCTTCTAACGTGTGATCGGAAAAATACAGATACATCTGATTGTTAAAATCGACGATATTTTTCGCGCTGCGCCAGTTGCTTCCTAAATTTTCCAGTTCTGCAAGAACCAAAGATTTTTCCTTTTTATTAATGATGTCGAGCATAAGTTTCGAATCGCCGCCCCGAAACCGATAAATGCTTTGTTTTGGGTCGCCCACAAGCGTAAAGCTCATCTCGTTCGACGAGATCGCGTGGTCGCGCAGCGGAATAAAATTTTGCCATTGCAGGAAAGAAGTATCCTGAAATTCATCAAAGAAATAGTGGGAAAATTTGGTTCCCACCTTTTCATAGATAAAGGAGGAAGGTTCTTCGCGCAGGTTTTCGTGAATTAAAATGTTGAATTTAGAAAGTAAAACCAAATCGTTTTCCGCCTCGATTTCTGCCAGTTTATCCTGAATGTCTTTATTTACTTTTAGGGGCAAAATCGCCTGCAGAATTTTTTCCTTTTTTTGGGAAAGGATGTAATTGATGATGATCTTCAGTCTGCTTTCCAGCAGGTAATCGATAATTTCCAGTATTTCACCTTCCCTGTTCTTGCTGGTAGCAGAGGCCCCCGCGCGGAATTTACTGAGTGCAGTATCTTCATTGGATGGAAAGGGAAAATCTTTACGCTCCGCCTTATAATATTTAAGAGCTTCAAAGAAAAATTTAGCAATGCTGTTGCTGTTTCCGCCCGCGAAATCTCCAATCTGAAGACTTTTTTCCTGCATAATTTGGATGCCGCTTTCCAGCAGTTCAATATTTTCCTTTTTGAGGTTTCTTAGATCTTCTCGAAGGTTATTTTTGGATTTTTCATACACTTCCCAATCGAAATCTTTGTTCTCGTGGAGGCGGAAATAATGTTTGTCCTGCACGTATTCTTTTGCCGAATCATAAAGGGTTTTGTTGAGGTTAACGCGGTCGTTGTTATCTAAACTGTAATTCACAAAATCCATAAATGCGCCGGAAACCTGGGTGTTTTCTCCGATATCTTCCAGCATTTTATCCACGGCTTCCAGAAGGAACGGTTCCGGATTAATTTCCAGATTGAAGTTTTGCGCCAAGCCCAATTCATAGGAAAAACTGCGCACCAAACGCGCGTTAAATTTATCAATTGTACCTATATTCAAAATGGAGTAGTGGTGCAGCACATAATCCAGAATCTTTTTCGAACGCTGATGAAGTTCGGGTAGCGAAACCGAATAGCCCTGATTTTTCAGTTTTATCTGTATGTTGATCAAATCCTGGTTCGTTTGGTAGGAGTCCGCAGAGAAGTCTTTCAGCCACTCGATGATCCGTTGCTTCATTTCGTTTGCGGCCTTATTGGTAAACGTTAAAGCAAGAATATTCCGAATTTTATCGGGTTGCGAAGGATGCTTTAGGCAAATTGCTAAAAGATTCTGTACCAGCGCGTACGTTTTTCCCGAACCTGCGGAAGCGTTAATAACGGTATAATTTTTTTGCAGCATAAGAAATAATTGAGTTTAAATGTACCAAATAATTTGTCATTCAGAAAAAAAAACTTACTTTTGCAATCCAAAATGAGATGTAAATTATGTTAATAATCCCAGTAAAAGATGGTGAATCCATCGACAGAGCCTTAA encodes:
- a CDS encoding exodeoxyribonuclease V subunit beta; translated protein: MLQKNYTVINASAGSGKTYALVQNLLAICLKHPSQPDKIRNILALTFTNKAANEMKQRIIEWLKDFSADSYQTNQDLINIQIKLKNQGYSVSLPELHQRSKKILDYVLHHYSILNIGTIDKFNARLVRSFSYELGLAQNFNLEINPEPFLLEAVDKMLEDIGENTQVSGAFMDFVNYSLDNNDRVNLNKTLYDSAKEYVQDKHYFRLHENKDFDWEVYEKSKNNLREDLRNLKKENIELLESGIQIMQEKSLQIGDFAGGNSNSIAKFFFEALKYYKAERKDFPFPSNEDTALSKFRAGASATSKNREGEILEIIDYLLESRLKIIINYILSQKKEKILQAILPLKVNKDIQDKLAEIEAENDLVLLSKFNILIHENLREEPSSFIYEKVGTKFSHYFFDEFQDTSFLQWQNFIPLRDHAISSNEMSFTLVGDPKQSIYRFRGGDSKLMLDIINKKEKSLVLAELENLGSNWRSAKNIVDFNNQMYLYFSDHTLEEHKEIFGKGSQQLAESKLEGRVRINLIENATKPIFYEEVAGKMQTDLQACINNGFKLSDITILCRGNFDIFSFSQLLGNVKINYQGKEEFIKTISESGLTLNLSSTLRALTEYLRWEQNPKNFQFAVKMLYYLKVLGRIEIVDFTADMMEMLQLGNKDAMEDFIEKKYGLQLKNTHVLQLNLYNFIENYLQEFSVQNKETDFLFNYLEMLYAYSQNTGSTLKDFLRFWEEEGQSTTIQASDNLDAVKLMTIHKAKGLEFPVVFLPMQNAHKDAKFTNWLDIEENGLSAVNVNAFAKELEVYDAGMEKFNQENIYQNKIDRFCLQYVATTRAVEQLFFYIEKPNKTKNNLEIYDFLQSKVPKNVQGEEVLSFDLYDISEEHLKKRGSEKTADLLTKPINFKSEKKSDSEAIKIATPSKSYQNRVEKVRIGIFTHEILAQINSEKDIEKTLQNYVLEGTITEEEKLNISERIYAIIKNEDYAKYFVENQVVINEKDIMISEKGESAIYRPDRMIDTGNGIIVIDFKTGDVKEKHQLQLDEYRRVLEKLGKTVRETRIVYV